From a single Clostridium isatidis genomic region:
- a CDS encoding DUF2971 domain-containing protein yields MDIKKYFDKLNISLEEAIDYKNKFIPKILYKYVSLLDDRYVAYYKKNKKRLNSLRDNMLWLSNYKKFNDPFELKMLTIDRERLKGTGWNSEEIEKYLEYFRNATLISCFSSDIDNNMPMWAHYANNHKGYCVKYSVLNPQLIFPVMYEPVRSKSAVIVANIIKEIMEAYINKLEKPSEGFYKYFGFLYSSFTCKHNMWKDEKEYRLLYINSNLNNQEGKLINLTEVGLKVDAIYIGYNCDEIYKTQLIEIAKSIGCDLLKMTFDEYSEEFKLVPELLYNNID; encoded by the coding sequence ATGGATATAAAAAAATATTTTGATAAGTTAAATATAAGTTTAGAAGAGGCAATAGATTATAAAAATAAATTTATACCTAAAATTTTATATAAATATGTATCATTATTAGATGATAGATATGTAGCGTATTATAAGAAAAATAAAAAGAGATTAAATTCGTTAAGAGATAATATGTTATGGCTTTCTAATTATAAAAAGTTTAATGATCCATTTGAATTAAAAATGCTAACTATCGATAGGGAAAGGCTTAAAGGAACAGGATGGAATTCAGAAGAGATAGAAAAATATTTAGAATATTTTAGAAATGCTACACTTATATCTTGTTTTAGTTCAGATATTGACAATAATATGCCTATGTGGGCACATTATGCAAATAATCATAAGGGTTATTGTGTAAAATATTCTGTTTTAAATCCACAATTAATTTTCCCAGTAATGTATGAACCTGTTAGAAGTAAAAGTGCAGTAATTGTAGCTAATATTATTAAAGAAATAATGGAAGCATATATTAATAAGCTAGAGAAGCCATCAGAAGGATTTTATAAGTATTTTGGCTTTTTATATAGTTCATTTACTTGTAAGCATAATATGTGGAAAGATGAAAAGGAATATAGATTATTATATATTAATAGTAATTTAAATAATCAAGAAGGTAAATTAATAAATTTAACAGAGGTAGGATTAAAAGTAGATGCAATATATATTGGGTATAATTGTGATGAGATTTATAAAACACAGCTTATAGAAATAGCTAAGAGTATCGGTTGTGACTTATTAAAGATGACATTTGATGAATATAGTGAAGAATTTAAGTTAGTACCAGAACTATTATATAATAACATAGATTAG
- a CDS encoding Piwi domain-containing protein, with amino-acid sequence MENLTIEAFKGIGYIKPLKFYEYSIVPKCEIDNIHKILGQARYKMHSYNNFKAVFVKNHKLYALEKLSIPKMDNMEINFNKSTELGIENNLDIYKEVVIYYINNSLRQVRNKFGYKKYITKYTDEIICNTIIDRDLSEKYQTQNGIYFKRKFKINPEVLKNGEVILYISCSSDFSTQKTIFDFINEKKDIIGLTVKNKWSNIKGTGEIVEISDRRVGEVSPELGVNLIEYYKNMNQAYRVNQFTEEDKNANVIKVKTGKKIYEFIPHSLEPIITREYLKKYDPNFSIKIEPLLKMEMSYRYVTLKSFINDIGSIKELNDIKFIASYFDDVSKLGYSKGIIEEPILLSANGIIKNKINVFSKGFYKISKQKVNFGVIYPEGEEIETQKTIRAIFDFLKEGKYHKEENKYIKKNLLYLNFDKKECIYEEYKAGDIIDYKKAALRLKEYSSLSFIIAIIPNIEDDENENPYNPFKRVWAELGIPSQMVSLKTAERFVNSTSKTELYYLHNIALGILGKIGGVPWGISNMPGDIDCFIGLDVGTREKGIHNPACSVVFDKYGELINYYKPTIPQSGEIIQTEILQEIFDKILLSYEEKYGRYPKNIMIHRDGFSREDLDWYKNYFDKKSIDFTIVEIKKNIPLKIAEIKNGEVKNPKAGSYILKEDKAYLITTDIRENLGSPRPLKIEKIYGKAEMMTILKQIYFLANVHVGSTKALRLPITVGYADKICKAIDFIPSGVLDNRLFFL; translated from the coding sequence GTGGAAAATTTAACAATAGAAGCTTTTAAAGGAATAGGTTATATAAAACCTTTAAAATTTTATGAATATTCTATTGTACCAAAATGTGAAATAGACAATATTCATAAGATTTTAGGACAAGCTAGATACAAAATGCATTCATATAATAATTTTAAAGCAGTATTTGTTAAAAATCACAAGTTATATGCTTTAGAAAAGCTTAGTATTCCAAAGATGGATAATATGGAGATCAATTTTAATAAATCAACAGAGTTAGGAATTGAAAATAATTTAGATATTTATAAAGAAGTTGTAATTTATTATATAAACAATTCTTTAAGACAAGTAAGGAATAAGTTTGGGTATAAGAAATATATTACAAAATATACGGATGAGATAATATGTAATACTATAATAGATAGAGATTTATCTGAAAAATATCAAACTCAAAATGGGATATATTTCAAAAGAAAATTTAAGATTAACCCTGAAGTTTTGAAAAATGGTGAAGTAATTTTATATATTAGTTGTTCATCAGATTTTTCAACCCAAAAAACTATTTTTGATTTTATTAACGAAAAGAAAGATATAATTGGATTAACAGTTAAGAATAAGTGGAGTAATATTAAAGGAACTGGTGAAATTGTAGAAATTTCTGATAGAAGGGTAGGTGAAGTATCACCTGAACTAGGAGTGAATTTAATAGAGTATTATAAAAATATGAACCAAGCTTATAGAGTAAATCAATTTACAGAGGAAGATAAGAATGCTAATGTTATAAAAGTTAAAACAGGAAAAAAGATTTATGAATTTATTCCCCATTCTTTAGAACCAATTATTACTAGAGAATATTTGAAAAAATATGACCCTAATTTCTCTATAAAAATAGAACCTTTGTTAAAAATGGAAATGAGTTATAGATATGTAACTTTAAAATCTTTTATAAATGATATAGGAAGTATAAAGGAATTAAATGATATTAAATTTATAGCTTCTTATTTTGATGATGTCTCTAAATTAGGCTATAGTAAGGGAATTATTGAAGAACCAATATTATTAAGTGCTAATGGAATTATTAAAAATAAGATTAATGTTTTTAGTAAGGGATTTTATAAAATTTCAAAACAAAAAGTAAACTTTGGGGTTATATATCCTGAAGGAGAAGAAATTGAAACTCAAAAAACTATTAGAGCAATATTCGATTTTTTAAAGGAAGGAAAATATCATAAAGAGGAAAATAAGTATATTAAAAAGAATTTATTATATTTAAATTTTGATAAAAAAGAATGTATATATGAGGAATATAAAGCAGGAGATATAATAGATTATAAAAAAGCTGCTTTGAGACTTAAGGAATATAGTAGTCTAAGTTTTATTATTGCAATAATTCCAAATATTGAAGATGATGAAAATGAAAATCCATATAATCCTTTTAAAAGAGTATGGGCTGAACTTGGAATACCATCTCAAATGGTTTCTTTAAAAACTGCAGAAAGATTTGTAAATTCTACAAGCAAAACAGAATTGTATTATTTACATAATATTGCTCTTGGTATTCTTGGAAAAATAGGAGGAGTTCCCTGGGGAATTTCAAACATGCCAGGGGATATTGATTGTTTTATTGGTTTAGATGTTGGAACAAGAGAAAAAGGAATACATAATCCAGCTTGTTCGGTTGTTTTTGATAAGTATGGTGAGCTTATTAATTATTACAAGCCTACAATACCTCAAAGTGGTGAGATTATTCAAACTGAAATATTACAAGAAATATTTGATAAAATTTTATTATCTTATGAAGAAAAATACGGTAGATATCCTAAAAATATTATGATTCATAGGGATGGATTTTCTAGAGAGGATTTAGATTGGTATAAAAATTATTTTGATAAAAAATCAATAGATTTTACTATAGTTGAAATAAAGAAGAATATACCACTAAAAATAGCTGAGATTAAAAATGGAGAGGTAAAAAATCCAAAAGCCGGAAGTTATATATTAAAAGAAGACAAAGCATATTTAATAACTACGGATATTCGAGAAAATTTAGGTTCACCTAGACCATTAAAAATTGAAAAAATATATGGAAAAGCTGAAATGATGACAATTCTGAAACAAATATATTTTTTAGCAAATGTCCATGTTGGATCTACCAAAGCTTTAAGATTACCTATAACTGTAGGGTATGCAGATAAGATATGTAAAGCTATTGATTTTATTCCATCAGGTGTATTAGATAATAGGTTGTTTTTCTTGTAA
- a CDS encoding NERD domain-containing protein, protein MVGDEKNKYWTQTLQNNQKNKFYNPIWQNKSHISTLKSTLEIDRIIFINFLLYLVSIILLKN, encoded by the coding sequence ATCGTTGGAGATGAGAAAAATAAATATTGGACACAAACCCTTCAAAATAATCAAAAGAATAAGTTTTATAATCCAATATGGCAAAATAAAAGTCATATAAGCACATTAAAATCTACTTTAGAAATTGATAGGATAATTTTTATAAATTTTTTATTATATTTAGTGAGCATTATACTCTTAAAAAATTAA
- a CDS encoding type II restriction endonuclease, with translation MNLDKKRIDYNKSEETFKYFMSSLKDSISGWDYFVKWKKVYKNLSEVEMSLNLLNYLLGKEKVEEEFKSLLKKYPDIIKAIPILLASRESCFQILKPIDDNEIKFDIEKYDLSNTVDLSENDIDRIVEFTKNTGILDIIKNKKVKNLVDYVLGVEVGLDSNGRKNRSGTSMENLVELFIKDLCNKYNYEYTVQATPNRIKEKWNLNVKVDKASRRFDFAIKTNNKLFLIETNYYSGGGSKLKATAGEYKTLYDLIISDGYEFIWITDGKGWLAASKSLQETFEHNKYLLNLNMIEEGILESILNESISI, from the coding sequence ATGAATTTAGATAAAAAAAGAATTGATTATAATAAATCAGAAGAAACATTTAAATACTTCATGAGTAGTTTAAAAGATAGCATAAGTGGATGGGATTATTTTGTAAAATGGAAAAAAGTTTATAAAAATTTATCAGAAGTAGAAATGAGTTTAAACTTATTAAATTATTTACTTGGAAAAGAGAAGGTTGAAGAGGAATTTAAAAGTTTATTAAAAAAGTATCCAGATATTATAAAAGCTATTCCTATATTACTAGCAAGTAGAGAGAGTTGTTTTCAAATATTAAAACCAATTGATGATAATGAAATAAAGTTTGATATTGAAAAATATGATTTGTCTAATACTGTTGATTTATCAGAGAATGATATAGATAGAATTGTAGAATTTACTAAAAATACAGGGATATTGGATATTATTAAAAATAAGAAAGTTAAAAATTTAGTAGATTATGTACTAGGAGTAGAGGTTGGGCTTGATAGTAATGGTAGAAAAAATCGTTCAGGAACTAGCATGGAAAATTTAGTTGAGCTATTTATAAAAGATTTATGTAATAAATATAATTACGAATATACTGTACAAGCTACCCCTAATAGAATTAAAGAAAAGTGGAATTTAAATGTTAAGGTTGATAAGGCTAGTAGAAGATTTGATTTTGCAATTAAAACAAATAATAAACTGTTCTTAATAGAAACAAATTATTATAGTGGTGGAGGTTCAAAGTTAAAAGCGACAGCAGGGGAATATAAAACATTATATGATTTAATAATTTCTGATGGTTATGAATTTATTTGGATTACTGATGGAAAAGGATGGCTTGCAGCAAGTAAATCTTTACAGGAAACTTTTGAACATAATAAATATTTATTAAATTTAAATATGATAGAAGAAGGAATATTGGAAAGTATATTAAATGAAAGTATAAGTATATAA
- a CDS encoding DNA adenine methylase translates to MKSSIKPFLKWAGGKTQLLDEIVSDLPENIKDIKRYVEPFVGAGSVFFYFLENDYFEEYIINDINSKLINLYEVIRDNPEKLIEEIKKLKNIYLNLEMEEREKLFYEIRNKFNSLDCNKLQLATYFIFLNKTCFNGLYRENSKGEFNVPFGKYKNPSFFDEELLMNISKFLNMKNKNGEFRVKILNKNFYEVDEYINNNTFVYFDPPYRPVTKGGFTSYNKSSFNDESQILLRDFYKEMSDRGAKIMLSNSDPKNLDENDNFFDDLYSEFNIKRVYAKRNINSDASKRGKITELLITNY, encoded by the coding sequence ATGAAATCTAGTATTAAGCCCTTCTTAAAATGGGCTGGTGGAAAGACACAGCTTTTAGATGAAATAGTGAGTGATTTACCTGAAAATATAAAAGACATTAAAAGATACGTGGAGCCTTTTGTTGGTGCTGGTTCAGTGTTTTTTTATTTCTTAGAAAATGATTATTTTGAAGAATACATAATAAATGATATAAATTCTAAGTTGATAAATTTATATGAAGTTATTAGAGATAATCCTGAAAAATTAATAGAAGAAATAAAGAAGCTTAAGAATATATATTTAAACTTAGAAATGGAAGAAAGGGAAAAACTATTTTATGAAATCAGAAATAAGTTTAATTCCTTAGATTGTAATAAATTACAATTAGCTACTTATTTTATATTTTTAAATAAAACATGTTTTAATGGATTATATAGAGAGAATTCAAAAGGAGAATTTAATGTACCCTTTGGAAAGTATAAAAATCCAAGTTTCTTTGATGAAGAATTGTTAATGAATATTTCTAAATTCCTAAATATGAAAAATAAAAATGGGGAATTTAGAGTTAAAATTTTAAATAAGAATTTTTATGAAGTTGATGAGTATATAAATAATAATACATTTGTATATTTTGATCCACCATATAGACCAGTAACAAAAGGGGGATTTACGTCTTATAATAAAAGTTCTTTTAATGATGAATCACAAATATTATTAAGAGATTTTTATAAAGAGATGAGTGATAGAGGAGCCAAAATAATGTTAAGTAATTCGGATCCTAAAAATTTAGATGAGAATGATAATTTTTTTGATGATTTATATTCTGAATTTAATATAAAGAGAGTTTATGCAAAAAGAAATATTAATTCAGACGCAAGTAAAAGAGGGAAGATAACAGAATTGTTAATAACTAATTATTAA
- a CDS encoding DNA-methyltransferase, producing the protein MKYIDEKNYKLLLGDCIKELKKMESKSIDMIFADPPYKLSNDGITCKSGKMESVNKGEWDKSLGVELDYKFNMKWLKACDRVLKDNGTMWISGTYHIIHSIAFALQKLGYYIINEVTWVKPNAAPNLGCRCFTASQETLLWVKKNKKAKHTFNYYLMKEMNGGKQMRSVWEISTTPKREKKHGYHPTQKPKELLYRCILSSTNEGDIILDPFCGSGSTGVVAIENNRVFIGIDKEEEYLEITNKRIKEIENLIT; encoded by the coding sequence ATGAAATACATAGATGAAAAAAACTACAAGTTATTATTGGGGGATTGTATTAAGGAATTAAAGAAAATGGAAAGTAAATCAATAGATATGATATTCGCGGATCCACCTTATAAACTTAGTAATGATGGAATAACATGTAAATCTGGAAAAATGGAAAGTGTTAATAAAGGGGAGTGGGATAAATCTTTAGGAGTTGAACTTGATTATAAATTTAATATGAAATGGTTAAAGGCATGTGATAGAGTTTTAAAAGATAATGGAACTATGTGGATATCAGGAACATATCACATTATCCATTCAATTGCCTTTGCATTACAAAAGTTAGGATATTACATAATAAATGAAGTAACTTGGGTAAAACCAAATGCTGCCCCTAATTTAGGTTGTAGATGTTTTACAGCAAGTCAAGAGACATTACTTTGGGTAAAAAAGAATAAGAAAGCAAAACATACTTTTAACTATTATTTGATGAAAGAAATGAATGGTGGAAAACAAATGAGAAGTGTATGGGAAATATCAACAACTCCGAAAAGGGAAAAGAAACATGGATATCATCCAACTCAAAAACCAAAAGAACTGTTATATAGATGTATATTATCAAGTACAAATGAAGGTGATATAATTTTAGATCCCTTTTGTGGTTCAGGATCAACTGGAGTTGTTGCTATAGAAAATAATAGAGTTTTTATAGGAATAGATAAAGAAGAGGAATATCTAGAAATTACAAACAAAAGAATAAAAGAAATAGAAAATCTAATTACATAA
- a CDS encoding TRM11 family SAM-dependent methyltransferase — MYREFNLETKSIWSFKNRGNWETHKGDYPGNWSPYVPRNLILRYSKENDLILDQFLGSGTTLIEAKLLNRRAIGIDINDEALKISKNRIYSIKGDKDIKLIKASARNLDVIESESIDLICTHPPYSNIIKYSKDLEDDLSLLNLDEFYESMKEVSKEAFRVLKKRKYCAIMMEDIRKNGRVIPLGFNVMQLFINEGFNLKEIIIKEQHNCSSTKYWEEISLKRNFYLLAHEYIFIFFK, encoded by the coding sequence ATGTATAGAGAATTTAATCTTGAAACCAAATCAATATGGAGTTTTAAAAATAGGGGAAACTGGGAAACTCATAAAGGAGATTATCCAGGCAATTGGAGTCCATATGTGCCTAGAAATCTTATATTAAGATATTCAAAAGAAAATGATCTAATATTAGATCAATTTTTAGGTAGTGGAACTACTCTTATTGAAGCAAAGTTATTAAATAGAAGAGCTATTGGAATAGATATAAATGATGAGGCTTTAAAGATATCTAAAAATAGAATTTATTCAATTAAAGGTGATAAAGATATAAAATTAATCAAGGCTAGTGCTAGAAATTTAGATGTTATTGAAAGTGAGAGTATAGACTTAATTTGTACTCATCCCCCATATTCAAATATTATAAAATACAGTAAGGATTTAGAAGATGACTTATCATTGCTAAATTTAGATGAATTTTATGAAAGTATGAAGGAGGTTTCAAAAGAAGCATTTCGAGTATTAAAAAAAAGGAAGTATTGTGCAATTATGATGGAGGATATAAGAAAAAATGGTCGTGTTATTCCATTAGGATTTAATGTTATGCAATTATTTATAAATGAAGGTTTTAATCTTAAGGAGATAATAATAAAAGAACAGCATAATTGTAGTTCTACAAAATATTGGGAGGAAATAAGTTTAAAAAGAAACTTTTATCTATTAGCTCATGAATATATATTTATTTTCTTTAAATAA
- a CDS encoding ATP-binding protein, translating into MKKNFEEGDVSSTLTTCNICGEKTQKILELFGRSMRVKVLCSCKKKELKEQEIREKEEEKRDRLKILLKNSLMERSFYDKTFENWDFKKGDKRFYNLGLKYAENFKKIKEEGLGLLITGSVGNGKSYLSFAIANSLLKKGVPVVCISINGLLERIRETYNSWGREGEYEILKSIEAADLLVIDDLGTEQGTEWSLSKIYTILDSRYRKKLPTIVTSNYSLGQLKERYGERIVDRLIEMCINIENKNPSIRKIKSEENKEKLRGMLGG; encoded by the coding sequence ATGAAGAAGAACTTCGAAGAAGGGGATGTATCCTCGACCTTGACGACTTGTAATATCTGTGGGGAGAAAACACAAAAGATTCTAGAACTCTTTGGAAGAAGCATGAGGGTGAAGGTTTTATGCAGCTGCAAAAAGAAGGAGCTAAAAGAGCAGGAGATAAGGGAGAAGGAGGAAGAAAAAAGAGATAGACTAAAAATCCTCCTAAAAAATTCCCTTATGGAAAGAAGCTTTTATGACAAAACCTTTGAAAACTGGGACTTTAAGAAGGGAGATAAAAGGTTCTATAACCTTGGCCTTAAATATGCAGAAAACTTTAAAAAGATCAAGGAAGAGGGACTAGGCCTTCTAATAACTGGCTCTGTAGGTAATGGTAAAAGTTATTTATCCTTTGCAATAGCAAATAGCCTCCTAAAGAAGGGAGTTCCTGTAGTCTGCATTAGCATTAATGGTCTTTTAGAAAGAATAAGGGAAACCTACAACAGCTGGGGCAGGGAAGGAGAATACGAAATCCTAAAATCCATAGAAGCTGCTGACCTTCTAGTAATTGACGACCTAGGCACAGAACAAGGGACAGAATGGAGCCTATCAAAAATCTACACCATCCTAGACAGCAGGTACAGAAAGAAACTGCCAACCATAGTTACAAGCAACTATTCCCTTGGCCAGCTAAAGGAAAGATATGGGGAAAGAATTGTTGATAGGCTTATAGAAATGTGCATAAACATAGAAAATAAAAATCCAAGTATAAGGAAGATTAAATCGGAGGAGAATAAGGAGAAACTGAGGGGGATGTTGGGGGGATAA
- a CDS encoding DnaD domain protein, translating into MAIFRAVKNKNYTVIHNGFLEDRNLSLKAKGLLAYFLSKPDDWNFYLRDIIKHARDGKDSISTAIKELMEFGYIERIRNRDERGKFTGGYEYLVYEVPRERESSEDGNNPLWEEAILEESEIKSSIKEKHRAEKWNVDSSNAEKWNSENSKEQEPNSKNPPLLNTKSILNTDKELNTEYILNTNTTTNTDITNNSIEAKSKSYEGSEKEEERLSCSCSCDNESIYKLFRDNGFGKINEITRELLDDCIKNYSEEALREAMVEAIRHNKYSLSYVEGILKNKFQKSREKEGIKGGDAISSYEEELRRRGCILDLDDL; encoded by the coding sequence ATGGCTATTTTCAGGGCAGTAAAAAATAAAAACTATACAGTAATTCACAATGGTTTCTTAGAAGACAGGAATTTAAGCCTTAAGGCAAAGGGTTTGCTTGCTTACTTTTTAAGTAAGCCTGATGATTGGAACTTTTACTTGAGAGACATAATAAAACATGCTAGAGATGGGAAGGACAGCATTTCAACAGCCATAAAGGAATTAATGGAATTCGGCTATATAGAAAGAATAAGAAATAGAGATGAAAGGGGCAAATTCACTGGGGGATATGAATATTTAGTTTATGAAGTCCCAAGGGAAAGAGAAAGTTCTGAAGATGGAAATAATCCACTTTGGGAAGAAGCCATACTGGAAGAAAGTGAAATAAAAAGTTCAATAAAGGAAAAGCATAGGGCTGAAAAATGGAATGTGGATAGTTCTAATGCGGAGAAATGGAATTCGGAAAATAGCAAGGAGCAAGAGCCGAATTCGAAAAATCCGCCCCTACTAAATACTAAATCTATACTAAATACTGATAAAGAACTAAATACTGAATATATACTAAATACTAATACTACAACAAATACTGATATAACTAATAATAGCATAGAAGCTAAATCTAAAAGTTATGAAGGCTCTGAAAAAGAAGAAGAAAGATTAAGTTGTAGTTGTAGTTGTGATAATGAAAGCATATATAAATTATTTAGAGATAATGGCTTTGGAAAAATAAACGAGATAACAAGGGAGCTTTTAGATGACTGCATAAAAAATTACTCAGAGGAAGCTCTGAGAGAAGCTATGGTAGAAGCAATAAGACATAATAAATACTCCTTAAGCTATGTGGAAGGCATACTAAAAAACAAGTTTCAAAAGTCTAGAGAGAAAGAGGGGATAAAAGGTGGAGATGCTATATCAAGTTATGAAGAAGAACTTCGAAGAAGGGGATGTATCCTCGACCTTGACGACTTGTAA
- a CDS encoding YqaJ viral recombinase family protein, whose protein sequence is MERLNYIQNEYMQSFIFNKRSSRRPYKLDCEILIKTKDLDHKEWLRARKLGITGTDIAAIAGENKYKSAMAVYLEKISDELSEDTNEKATRG, encoded by the coding sequence ATGGAAAGGTTAAACTATATACAAAATGAATATATGCAGTCTTTCATATTTAACAAAAGAAGTTCTAGAAGGCCCTACAAGCTAGACTGTGAGATTTTAATAAAAACCAAGGATTTAGACCATAAGGAATGGCTTAGGGCAAGAAAGCTTGGAATAACAGGAACTGATATAGCAGCCATCGCAGGAGAAAATAAATACAAGTCAGCAATGGCTGTTTACCTAGAAAAAATCAGTGATGAACTCTCAGAAGACACAAATGAAAAAGCTACAAGAGGCTAA
- a CDS encoding helix-turn-helix transcriptional regulator, protein MINEELKTLRLTKGITQAQLADRLNITTSSYCRKENGKLRFSLKEAKILARIFNKSVEELFTN, encoded by the coding sequence ATGATCAATGAGGAATTAAAAACACTAAGATTAACAAAGGGCATAACCCAGGCACAACTGGCAGATAGGCTGAATATAACTACATCTTCCTACTGCAGAAAGGAAAATGGAAAGCTAAGATTTTCCCTAAAGGAAGCAAAAATACTAGCTAGAATCTTCAACAAAAGCGTGGAAGAACTTTTTACAAACTAG
- a CDS encoding superoxide dismutase, with product MNKFSLRPLPYAYNALEPYIDALTMEIHHDRHHQAYVDNLNKALEKYPEFYEKSLEEILSNLDAIPADIRQAVINNAGGLYNHDFFWNIMSPDHNQEPSGALLDAIVKTFGSVEEFKAQFAQAAASRFGSGWAWLVKDAEGNLKIISTANQDSPISEGYKLIIGLDVWEHAYYLNYQNKRPAYIENWWKVVNWKQAEENFAN from the coding sequence ATGAATAAATTTAGTTTAAGACCATTACCATATGCATATAATGCTTTAGAACCATATATCGATGCTTTAACAATGGAAATACATCATGACAGACATCATCAAGCATACGTGGACAATTTAAATAAGGCTTTAGAAAAATATCCTGAATTCTATGAAAAGAGTTTAGAGGAAATATTATCGAACTTAGATGCAATACCAGCAGATATTAGACAAGCTGTTATAAATAATGCTGGAGGACTTTACAACCATGATTTCTTCTGGAATATAATGTCTCCAGATCATAATCAAGAACCATCAGGAGCTTTACTTGATGCTATAGTTAAAACTTTTGGATCAGTAGAAGAATTTAAGGCTCAATTTGCTCAAGCAGCTGCATCAAGATTTGGTTCAGGCTGGGCATGGTTAGTTAAAGATGCTGAAGGAAATCTAAAAATTATAAGTACAGCTAACCAAGACAGTCCAATTTCAGAAGGCTATAAGTTAATAATAGGCTTAGATGTATGGGAACATGCTTACTACCTAAATTACCAAAACAAGCGTCCTGCATATATTGAAAATTGGTGGAAGGTTGTTAACTGGAAACAAGCAGAAGAAAATTTTGCTAACTAA